One Bdellovibrio bacteriovorus str. Tiberius DNA segment encodes these proteins:
- a CDS encoding 16S rRNA (guanine(527)-N(7))-methyltransferase RsmG yields MAHKNKTNYSPYKARQEARHGSKGVAAPPATSNMGRHKKPETIYDIHEANDRLADVFRNHGFDLVSHSQRQQLAHFYRLLMLNQEKENFTRLLKLRDVAIKHFIDSIIIMKYTDLQFPLLDVGTGPGFPGIPLKIMYPDQQILLGEGVQRRVEFLKHVRSEMNLQNLDILGRNINKHCVYPVRGAITRAVEDIGNTLGNVISCLEIGGRVYFMKGPGVGPEIEAAKKDWGEYYKLVQDVAYSLPQTPHERRLVVYEKIKNMPLPEEDEGEELLMDELSNEEKRRWAKY; encoded by the coding sequence ATGGCCCATAAGAACAAGACTAACTACAGCCCGTATAAAGCCCGCCAAGAAGCCCGTCATGGGTCCAAAGGCGTTGCTGCACCTCCAGCGACCTCCAACATGGGCCGCCATAAGAAACCAGAGACGATCTATGACATTCATGAGGCCAATGACCGCCTTGCTGATGTCTTTCGCAATCACGGATTTGATCTGGTCAGCCACAGCCAAAGACAGCAACTGGCGCACTTTTACCGCCTTTTGATGCTGAATCAGGAAAAAGAGAACTTCACTCGCCTGCTGAAGCTGCGTGATGTGGCCATCAAGCACTTCATCGACAGCATCATCATCATGAAATACACTGACCTGCAGTTCCCATTGCTGGATGTCGGCACCGGACCTGGCTTTCCGGGGATTCCACTTAAAATCATGTACCCGGATCAACAGATCCTTTTGGGTGAAGGCGTTCAGCGCCGTGTAGAATTCCTAAAACATGTCCGCAGCGAGATGAACCTTCAAAACCTGGACATTCTGGGCCGCAACATCAACAAACATTGCGTCTATCCTGTTCGCGGCGCGATCACCCGCGCGGTTGAAGATATCGGCAACACCCTGGGGAACGTGATCAGCTGCCTTGAAATCGGTGGCCGCGTTTACTTCATGAAAGGCCCCGGCGTGGGACCTGAAATTGAAGCCGCCAAAAAAGACTGGGGCGAGTACTACAAACTGGTTCAGGATGTGGCGTATTCCCTGCCGCAAACGCCGCATGAACGCCGTTTGGTGGTTTATGAAAAAATCAAAAACATGCCTTTACCGGAAGAAGATGAAGGCGAAGAACTGTTGATGGACGAACTGTCCAACGAAGAAAAAAGACGCTGGGCTAAATACTGA
- the pheS gene encoding phenylalanine--tRNA ligase subunit alpha, giving the protein MSTTKLDSIKDNALAAFKAAPSSKDLYDLKVQYLGKSGSLTEIMKEMASLPKEEKPLFGKKVNEVKQLLEAAYTEAEDALKKKEISAKMAAEEIDMTLPAFSQPKGTAHPVNIVVEEIFTVMSRLGYSIRTGPMIEKDYYNFEALNIPADHPARDMADTFFVDKTHVLRTHTSPIQIHSLENEELPLRVIGTGPVFRCDSDISHLPNFHQIEALCVDEKISMADLKGTISFFVREFFGPGLKTRFRPSYFPFTEPSAEVDCSCPICKGKGCSLCKQSGWIEIGGCGLVNPKVFQAAKIEYPKWQGFAFGFGVERMAIIKYGIEDIRLFPENDVRFLRQFVK; this is encoded by the coding sequence ATGTCGACGACCAAACTTGATTCCATCAAAGATAACGCCCTGGCGGCCTTTAAAGCGGCCCCCAGCTCCAAAGACCTCTATGATCTGAAAGTTCAGTACCTGGGTAAAAGCGGGTCCCTGACTGAAATCATGAAAGAAATGGCTTCTTTGCCAAAAGAGGAAAAGCCTCTGTTTGGTAAAAAAGTGAATGAAGTGAAGCAGCTTCTGGAAGCCGCTTACACCGAAGCAGAAGACGCTCTAAAAAAGAAAGAGATCTCTGCAAAAATGGCGGCTGAGGAAATCGACATGACTTTGCCGGCGTTCTCCCAACCAAAGGGGACGGCGCACCCGGTGAATATCGTGGTGGAAGAGATCTTCACCGTGATGTCCCGCTTGGGTTACAGCATCCGCACGGGTCCGATGATCGAGAAGGACTACTATAACTTTGAAGCCCTGAACATTCCGGCGGATCACCCGGCGCGTGACATGGCCGACACCTTCTTCGTCGACAAAACCCACGTTTTAAGAACACACACGTCTCCGATTCAAATCCATTCTTTGGAAAATGAAGAGCTTCCATTGCGTGTGATCGGGACGGGTCCGGTGTTCCGTTGTGACAGCGATATTTCTCACTTGCCGAACTTCCATCAGATTGAAGCTTTGTGCGTGGATGAGAAAATCTCCATGGCGGACCTGAAGGGCACCATCAGCTTCTTCGTGCGTGAGTTCTTCGGTCCGGGTCTGAAAACCCGTTTCCGTCCAAGCTATTTCCCGTTCACCGAACCGTCTGCGGAAGTGGATTGTTCTTGCCCGATCTGTAAAGGCAAAGGCTGTTCTTTGTGCAAACAAAGCGGCTGGATTGAAATCGGCGGTTGCGGTTTGGTGAACCCAAAGGTGTTCCAGGCCGCAAAAATTGAATATCCTAAATGGCAGGGCTTTGCCTTCGGCTTTGGTGTTGAGCGCATGGCCATCATCAAGTACGGCATTGAAGACATCCGCTTGTTCCCTGAAAACGACGTAAGATTCTTAAGGCAGTTTGTAAAATGA